One Microbacterium marinum genomic window carries:
- a CDS encoding FMN-binding negative transcriptional regulator: MRQNPSFAFTDTAELRRVIDANPWMTLVSSTDDGLVASHYAVLLDADRDDLTVVGHVGRPDDMIHGLGTRELLLVVQGPHGYISPGWYGDVASVPTWNFVSIHLSGVPEILSPEENLVVLERLVDRFESAMPSPRGMWTAPNDPDFVHKLERGTIGFRLTPTRVVAKRKLSQNKSDEVVDTIIEQLESSRSPYADPRLPAEMRRAHDAMRTARAEQA, encoded by the coding sequence ATGAGACAGAATCCGAGCTTCGCCTTCACGGATACCGCGGAGCTTCGCCGAGTGATCGACGCGAACCCGTGGATGACGCTCGTGAGCAGCACCGACGACGGACTGGTCGCCTCGCACTACGCCGTGCTCCTGGACGCGGACCGCGATGATCTCACCGTCGTCGGGCATGTCGGTCGCCCCGACGACATGATCCACGGCCTCGGTACCCGAGAGCTGCTGTTGGTCGTGCAGGGGCCCCACGGGTACATCTCACCGGGGTGGTACGGCGACGTCGCGTCGGTGCCGACGTGGAACTTCGTCTCGATCCATCTGAGCGGCGTTCCCGAGATCCTGAGCCCGGAGGAGAATCTCGTCGTGCTGGAACGCCTCGTCGATCGGTTCGAGAGCGCCATGCCGTCGCCACGAGGCATGTGGACCGCACCCAATGACCCGGACTTCGTTCACAAGCTCGAACGGGGCACGATCGGGTTCCGGCTGACGCCGACCCGCGTGGTCGCGAAGCGCAAGCTCAGCCAGAACAAATCGGACGAGGTGGTGGACACCATCATCGAACAGCTCGAGTCGTCCCGCAGTCCGTACGCGGACCCCCGGCTTCCCGCAGAGATGCGACGCGCGCACGACGCGATGCGCACCGCCCGGGCGGAGCAGGCATGA
- a CDS encoding amidohydrolase, whose amino-acid sequence MSLDRGDGVDVISGVRLTGADRIDPFGDDPVDVHLSGGVIVDIAPTGGLPRRGRVLDGTGGWLVPGLWDHHIHTVQWALVAQRVALGEVASAAEAAAVMGRARILDDGRRVGTGFRDALWPDAPSADLLDRATGDVPTYLINADVHSVWMNSAAFRREGFEIQDDGVVREEPAFEISRRLNLIDTAVADGLVRDALQTAASRGVTGVVDLDMAWNAEAWSRRIDAGFDTTRVSFGVYPALLERAIAEGLATGDALDPAGLVRMGSFKAITDGSLGTRTAACSHHYPGDPSNFGVMTVPPDELVELMTRATGAGIHCAIHAIGDVANSHALDAFALTGASGSIEHAQLVAHADIPRFARLGVAASVQPEHAVDDRDLTDTIWADQTAQPFPLRALADSGATLLFGSDAPVSPLDPWAAMAAAVHRTRGGRAPWQPHQALDAATALAASTAGGTSTGSALEPGMVADLALIDRDPLASDDARLRATRAHATLLAGRLTHLDA is encoded by the coding sequence ATGAGCCTCGACCGCGGCGACGGGGTCGATGTCATCTCGGGGGTCAGGCTGACCGGTGCGGACCGGATCGACCCGTTCGGCGACGACCCCGTGGACGTGCATCTGAGCGGGGGAGTGATCGTCGACATCGCACCCACCGGGGGACTTCCCCGGCGCGGCCGTGTGCTCGACGGCACCGGAGGCTGGCTCGTCCCGGGACTGTGGGACCACCACATCCACACGGTGCAGTGGGCTCTCGTGGCGCAGCGCGTCGCCCTCGGCGAGGTCGCGAGCGCCGCGGAGGCGGCGGCCGTGATGGGCCGGGCGCGCATCCTCGACGACGGGCGACGCGTCGGGACCGGATTCCGCGACGCGCTCTGGCCCGACGCCCCCTCGGCGGACCTGCTCGACAGGGCGACCGGGGACGTGCCGACCTACCTGATCAATGCCGATGTGCACAGCGTGTGGATGAACTCCGCCGCCTTCCGCCGGGAGGGCTTCGAGATCCAGGACGACGGCGTCGTCCGTGAGGAGCCGGCGTTCGAGATCTCGCGCCGTCTCAATCTGATCGACACCGCCGTGGCGGACGGGCTCGTGCGAGACGCCCTGCAGACCGCGGCATCCCGTGGCGTGACCGGCGTCGTCGACCTCGACATGGCCTGGAACGCGGAGGCGTGGTCACGCCGAATCGATGCGGGTTTCGACACGACGCGCGTGTCGTTCGGCGTGTACCCCGCCCTGCTCGAACGGGCCATCGCGGAGGGCCTCGCCACCGGGGACGCCCTGGACCCGGCCGGCCTCGTCCGGATGGGGTCGTTCAAGGCGATCACCGACGGTTCACTCGGCACCCGCACGGCCGCCTGCTCCCATCACTATCCCGGCGATCCTTCGAACTTCGGTGTGATGACGGTGCCCCCGGACGAACTGGTCGAGCTGATGACCCGCGCCACGGGAGCGGGGATCCACTGCGCGATCCACGCGATCGGCGACGTCGCCAACTCGCACGCCCTCGACGCCTTCGCGCTGACCGGCGCGTCGGGCAGCATCGAGCACGCGCAGCTGGTCGCTCACGCCGACATCCCCCGATTCGCCCGCCTCGGCGTGGCCGCGAGCGTGCAGCCCGAGCACGCGGTGGACGACCGCGACCTGACCGACACCATCTGGGCGGACCAGACGGCGCAGCCCTTTCCACTGCGCGCGCTGGCCGATTCCGGGGCGACGCTCCTCTTCGGCTCGGACGCGCCGGTATCACCCCTGGATCCGTGGGCCGCCATGGCCGCGGCCGTCCACCGTACCCGCGGCGGCCGTGCGCCCTGGCAGCCGCACCAGGCCCTCGATGCGGCGACGGCCTTGGCGGCTTCGACCGCCGGCGGCACCTCGACGGGCAGCGCCCTCGAGCCGGGCATGGTGGCCGACCTGGCGCTGATCGACCGCGATCCGCTCGCCTCCGACGACGCACGCCTCCGAGCGACCCGCGCCCACGCGACACTGCTGGCCGGACGACTGACCCACCTCGACGCCTGA
- a CDS encoding gamma carbonic anhydrase family protein, with translation MTIATDAAVLTVAGARPRIPNSAFVASGARLVGAVELGEQASVWYNAVLRGDSAPIRVGARSNLQDNVSLHVDAAHPVDIGDDVSVGHNAVVHGCRIGDGSLIGMGSVVLSGAVIGAGCLIAGGAVVLEGTVVPDGSLVAGVPAKVRRALTDDERAGLLRNAAVYLAHVTAHSEATDSCPADS, from the coding sequence ATGACCATCGCCACGGATGCCGCCGTCCTCACCGTCGCCGGAGCGCGCCCCCGGATCCCGAACTCGGCGTTCGTCGCATCCGGCGCGCGCCTCGTGGGGGCGGTCGAACTGGGCGAGCAGGCGAGCGTCTGGTACAACGCGGTCCTGCGGGGCGACAGCGCGCCCATCCGCGTCGGCGCGCGCAGCAACCTCCAGGACAACGTGTCTCTGCACGTCGACGCCGCGCACCCGGTGGACATCGGCGACGACGTGTCGGTCGGTCACAACGCCGTCGTGCACGGATGCCGCATCGGCGACGGATCGCTGATCGGGATGGGCAGCGTCGTGCTCTCCGGCGCGGTCATCGGCGCCGGATGCCTCATCGCCGGGGGAGCGGTGGTCCTCGAGGGCACCGTCGTGCCCGACGGTTCGCTCGTCGCCGGCGTGCCGGCGAAGGTGCGCCGGGCCCTCACGGACGACGAGCGCGCGGGGCTGCTCCGCAACGCGGCCGTGTACCTCGCGCACGTGACCGCGCACTCCGAGGCGACCGACTCGTGTCCAGCTGATTCATAA
- the lnt gene encoding apolipoprotein N-acyltransferase: MPEPVRPLLSMWWAIPVAVAGGAVLDLAFPDVGLWPLAFVGVALSLLTLIGRSIGGSMLVGAAFAASFYLLHIEWITRYLGPVPWFALAGVETVLSAVAAAFLTLAYRWLPQLLPGAWGRVLALPALVAAAWTAREQFLGSWPYTGFPWGRLGMSQSESPLAELSSWLGVSGLSFAMVFVTAAGIEAVRMRVWRHATLALPAVIGALVLVLIPQFPTVDAGSMRVGAVQGNGPSGYFDEREPYAVFQAQLDGTAPLIGEDLDVLLWPEGGIDADPIGNRSVGRALDDLSEELDAPLIVNGATERGEHIYNTSLLWRAGADGPLAIHDKANPVPMGEYVPDRWFFEALAPDLIGRIQREYTPGTNAPFFDVDGVGVGLAICFDVIYDDVIWDGANEGAQVYMFQTNNADFRGTDENLQQLGFARMRAIETGRSVVNISTVGTSQVIAPDGSVIDALAADTSGALLVDVPLRSGLTAGVVLGPAVQWLLGWLALPTLALCGILVRARRHTKAAPPAKDGAAQV, from the coding sequence ATGCCCGAGCCCGTCCGTCCGCTGCTGTCGATGTGGTGGGCGATTCCGGTCGCGGTCGCCGGCGGAGCCGTGCTCGATCTCGCCTTCCCCGACGTCGGCCTCTGGCCGCTGGCGTTCGTCGGCGTCGCCCTGTCGCTTCTCACCCTCATCGGCCGGTCGATCGGGGGATCGATGCTCGTGGGGGCCGCCTTCGCGGCATCCTTCTACCTGCTCCACATCGAGTGGATCACCCGCTACCTCGGTCCCGTGCCGTGGTTCGCCCTCGCCGGTGTCGAGACCGTGCTGAGTGCGGTCGCCGCGGCGTTCCTCACGCTCGCGTATCGCTGGCTGCCGCAGCTGCTCCCGGGTGCCTGGGGACGGGTGCTGGCCCTTCCGGCGCTGGTCGCGGCCGCCTGGACCGCGCGGGAGCAGTTTCTCGGCTCGTGGCCGTACACGGGCTTTCCCTGGGGGCGCCTCGGGATGAGCCAGTCGGAGAGCCCGCTGGCGGAGCTCAGCTCGTGGCTGGGGGTCAGTGGACTCTCCTTCGCGATGGTGTTCGTGACCGCCGCGGGCATTGAGGCCGTCCGGATGCGGGTGTGGCGGCACGCGACGCTCGCCCTCCCCGCCGTCATCGGTGCGCTGGTGCTCGTGCTGATCCCGCAGTTCCCGACGGTGGATGCCGGGTCGATGCGCGTCGGAGCGGTGCAGGGCAACGGACCCTCGGGCTACTTCGACGAACGCGAGCCCTACGCCGTCTTCCAGGCGCAGCTCGACGGCACCGCGCCGCTGATCGGCGAGGATCTCGACGTGCTGCTGTGGCCTGAGGGCGGCATCGATGCCGACCCGATCGGCAATCGCTCGGTCGGACGCGCGCTCGATGATCTGTCGGAGGAGCTGGACGCGCCCCTCATCGTGAACGGTGCGACGGAGCGGGGCGAGCACATCTACAACACGTCGCTGCTGTGGCGCGCCGGGGCCGACGGACCGCTCGCCATCCACGACAAGGCGAACCCCGTGCCGATGGGGGAGTACGTCCCCGACCGGTGGTTCTTCGAGGCGCTCGCGCCCGACCTCATCGGGCGCATCCAGCGCGAGTACACCCCCGGCACGAACGCCCCGTTCTTCGACGTCGACGGCGTCGGCGTCGGTCTCGCGATCTGCTTCGACGTCATCTACGACGACGTGATCTGGGACGGCGCGAACGAGGGCGCCCAGGTGTACATGTTCCAGACCAACAACGCGGACTTCCGTGGCACCGACGAGAACCTCCAGCAGCTCGGCTTCGCACGGATGCGTGCCATCGAGACCGGGAGGTCGGTCGTCAACATCTCGACGGTGGGCACCAGTCAGGTGATCGCGCCCGACGGCTCCGTGATCGACGCGCTGGCGGCGGACACGAGCGGTGCGCTCCTCGTCGACGTGCCGTTGCGCTCAGGCCTCACCGCCGGCGTCGTCCTCGGCCCGGCCGTGCAGTGGCTCCTGGGCTGGCTCGCCCTGCCGACCCTGGCGCTGTGCGGCATCCTCGTGCGGGCCAGACGGCACACGAAAGCGGCGCCGCCCGCGAAGGACGGCGCCGCTCAGGTGTGA
- a CDS encoding RNA polymerase-binding protein RbpA, which produces MADRSLRGMRLGASSLQSEEGVVFVERTNHTYVCTQCERDTVMTFAADAEVPEAWECRTCGAEALRRIGDTVAEVDHSGDKAARTHWDMLLERRTVPELEELLEERLALLRERRGERLSA; this is translated from the coding sequence ATGGCAGATCGCAGCCTTCGCGGCATGCGTCTCGGCGCTTCGAGCCTACAGAGCGAAGAGGGCGTCGTATTCGTAGAGCGCACCAACCACACGTACGTCTGCACGCAGTGCGAGCGTGACACGGTCATGACCTTCGCGGCCGATGCCGAGGTCCCCGAGGCCTGGGAGTGCCGCACGTGCGGCGCCGAAGCGCTTCGTCGTATCGGCGACACCGTCGCCGAGGTCGACCACTCCGGCGACAAGGCCGCCCGTACCCACTGGGACATGCTGCTCGAGCGCCGCACCGTCCCCGAGCTCGAAGAGCTCCTCGAGGAGCGCCTCGCGCTTCTTCGGGAACGTCGTGGCGAGCGCCTGAGCGCCTGA
- a CDS encoding glycerophosphodiester phosphodiesterase family protein — protein MSHPWFAGQTLPRVLAHRGFVPHDSENVAENSVAALAAARAAGTVYLESDCHLTSDGVVVLFHDDDLSRVTGDPRPVADVTSRELSEIMSTRGGLATLSDALDAFPDARFNLDVKAAAAATEVGRLVARHADRVLVTSFSDDRRRAALEAARAKGGDPATSAGSATLARVLLGARTGLRTLARSALDSVDALQVPVRHRGIRIVTPRLIAAAHEAGVEVHVWTVNDPEEMVRLVALGVDGIVSDDAALAVHTLVRGRGTDSLPGSPEHRL, from the coding sequence ATGAGCCATCCGTGGTTCGCCGGGCAGACCCTCCCCCGCGTCCTCGCCCACCGCGGGTTCGTCCCGCATGATTCTGAGAACGTCGCCGAGAATTCCGTGGCCGCGCTGGCGGCAGCTCGCGCCGCGGGCACGGTCTACCTCGAATCCGATTGCCACCTGACGTCAGACGGTGTCGTCGTCCTCTTTCACGACGACGATCTGAGTCGCGTCACGGGTGATCCGCGACCGGTCGCCGACGTGACCTCCCGCGAGCTGTCGGAGATCATGTCGACGCGGGGCGGCCTGGCGACGCTGAGCGACGCCCTCGATGCCTTCCCCGACGCCCGCTTCAATCTGGATGTGAAGGCTGCGGCCGCCGCCACGGAGGTCGGACGCCTCGTCGCGCGGCATGCCGACAGGGTGCTCGTGACGAGCTTCTCCGACGATCGTCGCCGCGCGGCCCTCGAGGCGGCGCGTGCGAAGGGTGGGGATCCGGCGACATCGGCCGGTTCCGCCACGCTCGCCCGCGTCCTCCTCGGCGCGAGGACGGGGCTGCGGACACTCGCGCGATCCGCACTCGACTCGGTGGATGCTCTCCAGGTGCCGGTGCGACATCGCGGCATCCGTATCGTCACGCCGCGCCTGATCGCCGCAGCGCACGAGGCGGGAGTCGAAGTCCACGTCTGGACGGTCAATGACCCCGAGGAGATGGTTCGCCTCGTCGCCCTCGGGGTCGATGGAATCGTGTCCGACGACGCGGCGCTCGCGGTGCACACCCTCGTGCGCGGGAGAGGAACCGATTCACTACCCGGAAGTCCTGAACATCGGCTGTGA
- a CDS encoding SPFH domain-containing protein, translating into MTLPLSVNVGAFVGQIFIVVLLVVIAIFVVVVLFRSIRIIPQAYSGVVERLGRYQRTLSPGLNILIPFIDRLLPLVDMREQVVSFPPQPVITEDNLVVSIDTVVYFQVTDARAATYEINNYLGAVEQLTTTTLRNVVGGLNLEEALTSRDNINTQLRVVLDEATGKWGIRVSRVELKAIDPPVSIQDSMEKQMRAERDRRAAILTAEGSKQSQILEAEGRRQAEILRAEGDKQAAVLRAQGEAEAIQSVFDAIHKGNPDEKLLAYQYLQTLPKISESSSSKLWIIPSEFTDALKSFSTAFGGKTPPPAPPA; encoded by the coding sequence ATGACCCTCCCCCTCAGCGTGAACGTCGGCGCCTTCGTCGGCCAGATCTTCATCGTCGTCCTGCTGGTCGTCATCGCGATCTTCGTCGTGGTGGTGCTGTTCCGCTCGATCCGGATCATCCCCCAGGCCTACTCGGGGGTCGTGGAACGGCTCGGCCGCTACCAGCGCACACTCTCCCCCGGCCTGAACATCCTGATCCCGTTCATCGACCGCCTGCTGCCGCTCGTCGACATGCGCGAGCAGGTGGTGTCGTTCCCGCCGCAGCCGGTCATCACCGAAGACAACCTCGTCGTCTCGATCGACACCGTCGTCTACTTCCAGGTCACCGATGCCCGCGCGGCAACGTACGAGATCAACAACTACCTCGGTGCCGTCGAGCAGCTCACCACCACCACGCTCCGCAACGTCGTCGGCGGCCTCAACCTCGAAGAGGCGCTGACCAGTCGCGACAACATCAACACGCAGCTCCGCGTGGTGCTCGATGAAGCGACCGGCAAGTGGGGCATCCGCGTCTCGCGCGTCGAGCTGAAGGCCATCGACCCGCCCGTGTCGATCCAGGACTCGATGGAGAAGCAGATGCGCGCCGAGCGGGACCGCCGCGCCGCGATCCTCACCGCGGAGGGCTCCAAGCAGTCGCAGATCCTCGAGGCCGAAGGTCGCCGCCAGGCGGAGATCCTCCGCGCGGAGGGTGACAAGCAGGCCGCTGTCCTGCGTGCCCAGGGCGAGGCGGAAGCGATCCAGTCAGTGTTCGACGCCATCCACAAGGGCAACCCCGACGAGAAGCTGCTGGCCTACCAGTACCTCCAGACGCTGCCGAAGATCAGCGAGAGCTCGTCGAGCAAGCTCTGGATCATCCCCAGCGAGTTCACCGACGCGCTGAAGTCCTTCAGCACGGCATTCGGCGGCAAGACGCCTCCCCCCGCACCGCCGGCATGA
- a CDS encoding NfeD family protein, producing MLPDLVQYLWIGWLVLAVVFVIIELLTLEFTFLMLAAGTLIGGLGVNLLGGEWWLQVLAAAGVAALLLFTIRPLLLRALHRSSQHIPTNVDALTGMSARVVGAFTDGDGAVKLDNGETWTARLADASASVAPGQRVTVTAVRGATVVVAPEEGTPA from the coding sequence GTGTTGCCGGATCTCGTCCAGTACCTGTGGATCGGCTGGTTGGTGCTGGCCGTCGTCTTCGTCATCATCGAGCTGCTGACCCTCGAGTTCACTTTCCTGATGCTCGCCGCGGGAACGCTGATCGGGGGCCTCGGCGTGAACCTGCTCGGCGGCGAATGGTGGCTCCAGGTTCTCGCGGCCGCAGGTGTCGCGGCACTGCTCCTGTTCACGATCCGGCCGCTTCTGCTGCGAGCGCTTCACCGCTCGAGCCAGCACATACCCACGAACGTCGACGCGCTCACCGGGATGTCGGCGCGCGTCGTCGGCGCCTTCACCGACGGCGACGGAGCGGTGAAGCTCGACAACGGTGAGACCTGGACCGCCCGCCTCGCCGACGCCTCCGCATCCGTCGCACCAGGTCAACGCGTGACCGTCACCGCCGTCCGCGGCGCCACCGTTGTGGTCGCGCCCGAAGAAGGGACCCCCGCATGA
- a CDS encoding SDR family oxidoreductase — MSHPLPSGSLAGKTALVTGSSRGIGADTARYLAQAGANVVINFRNKAPRAEKLAAELRELGVEVLTVGADLTDAASVAEMFRAVEERFGALDVLVLNASGGMEGGMAADYALTLNRDAQVGVLEAATPLIPAGGRVVFVTSHQAHFIETTPTMPEYEPVARSKRAGEDALRERIPALTEAGIEFVVVSGDMIEGTITATLLERANPGAIEARRESAGKLYNVSEFAAEVALAAVEPVPADNTRLIGDVSSFGA; from the coding sequence ATGTCCCACCCGCTTCCGTCCGGCTCGCTTGCAGGGAAGACCGCTCTGGTCACGGGGTCCTCGCGAGGCATCGGCGCCGACACCGCGCGCTACCTCGCTCAGGCCGGGGCGAACGTCGTCATCAACTTCCGCAACAAGGCTCCGCGGGCCGAGAAGCTCGCTGCGGAGCTGCGTGAACTCGGCGTCGAGGTGCTCACCGTGGGAGCGGATCTGACCGATGCGGCATCCGTGGCTGAGATGTTCCGCGCCGTCGAAGAGCGCTTCGGCGCTCTCGACGTGCTCGTCCTGAACGCCTCCGGCGGGATGGAGGGTGGCATGGCTGCGGACTACGCGCTGACACTGAACCGCGACGCGCAGGTGGGCGTCCTCGAGGCGGCCACCCCGCTGATCCCTGCGGGCGGACGGGTCGTCTTCGTGACCAGCCACCAGGCGCACTTCATCGAGACCACGCCGACCATGCCCGAGTACGAGCCGGTCGCGCGCTCGAAGCGGGCCGGCGAAGACGCCCTCCGCGAGCGGATCCCCGCGCTGACCGAGGCGGGCATCGAGTTCGTCGTCGTTTCCGGTGACATGATCGAGGGCACGATCACTGCCACCCTCCTCGAGCGTGCCAACCCCGGCGCCATCGAGGCACGCCGCGAATCGGCAGGCAAGCTCTACAACGTCTCGGAGTTCGCGGCCGAGGTCGCCCTCGCCGCCGTCGAGCCGGTCCCGGCAGATAACACGCGGCTCATCGGCGACGTCAGCTCGTTCGGCGCCTGA